GTCGAGGTCCCCCTCACCCGCGTCCTGCGCGCCGTCGTCACCGACGAGGGGCGCGTGGACTACCGGCGTCTCGCGGCGGAGCACCGCGACGACCTCGACGCCGCGCTCCGCGCCATCGACCGGCAGGACCCGGCCGCGCTCCGCACCGACGCCCAGAAGACCGCCTTCTACGTCAACGCGTACAACGCGCACGTGATGGGGCGCGTCCTCGAGCACGGAGCGACAAACTTGGAGCGCCAGGACCTCTTTCAAGAGTTCTTTCGCTCGCCGCTCCCCGTCGCCGGTCACCGCATGACGCTCGACCAACTCGAGCACGGGGTCCTCCGCCGACAGGCGCAGGTCGACGGCGCGCCCGTCCTCCCGGCGCTCCGCGCCTTGCGGCCGAGCGCGTTCGACGTCCGCATCCACGCGGCGCTCAACTGCGCGGCCGTCTCGTGCCCGCCGCTGCTCGACCGGGCCTACACCGCCGAGACGCTCGACGCGGACCTCGCCGCCCGCTGGCGGGCCTTCCTCGGCTCGTCCCGCGCCGCGCGTCTCGACGGCAACGGCCGCCTCACCCTCTCGTCCCTCTTCGACTGGTTTGCCGAGGACTTCGAGGCCAGCGGCGAGGCACTGGGCGACGTGATCCTCGCGGGCATGCCCCGCCAGCGTGCCGTGACGTACCGCCGTTCCCTCGCCGGCCGCTCCGCCGCCGACCTCCGTGCCGACGACCGCGTCTCGTTCGCCTACGACTGGACGGTGAACCGGTCGAGATGAGGGGAACGGGAAGATGGGAAATGGCAGAGCGCCGCGCGATGCCTCCGACGTAGCCTTCGGGCGCCAGTCGTCTCGAGATTGGTTCGCCAGGTCCCTCGTTCTCGTTGCCCCGTTCCCCATGAGCGCCCGCGTCCTCCAGGTCAACACGTCGCCCGGCGGGGTGCCGAAGCGGGCCGTCGCCGAGGCCCGGGTCGGACGTGAGGGGCTCGACGGCGACGCCGTCAACCACCCGAAGGTCCACGGTGGGCCGGAGCGGGCCGTGTGCCTCTTCCCGCTCGAGCTGATCCAGGCGCTCCAGGCCGAGGGGCACCCGATCTATCCCGGGGCCGTCGGCGAGAACCTGACCGTCGCGGGGCTCGACTGGCCGTCGCTGGAGGTCGGCGCCGTCCTCGACGTCGGCGAGGCCCGGCTCCAACTCACGCAGCGCGCCGAGCCGTGCAACACGATCGCGGACGCATTCGCTGACCGCCAGTTCAAGCGGATCAAACCGGACCGCGTGCCGGACCAGACGCGGTGGTACGCCCGTGTGCTGACCGAGGGCGTCGTCCGTCCGGGCGACGAGATCCACGTGGCGGAGGGCTGAGGCTCAGCTGCCGCCCCGGGCCTGGCCCGTGGGGTCGGGCGGGAGGCCGTCCTCGCCCGCCTCGGGCGTCGGGTCGAGCCGGCCGATGAGGCGCGTCTCCCTCGTCGCCGACACGACGTAGAACACGACGAGGAGCCCGGTGAGCCCGAGGCCGAGGAGGTCGAACAGGGTCCACGGATGGCCGAGGACGACGAACTCGCGCGGCCCGACGGCCCACGCGACGGTGTTCAGGAGGACGCCCCCCAGCCGGAGCTCCGTCGGGCCGACGCCGCCGAACGAGATCTTGAACACGTTCCGTGCGATCGTCACCATGTTGACGAGGAGCATCAGCAGGAGCACGCCGACGCAGATGGCGAGGGCGATCTCCATCCGCATCAGCGACCCGGCCCCGACGCCGACCGTGAGGAGGACGACCGAGATCGCGTCGGCCTGGTGGTCGACGAAGAACCCGTACTTCTCGCGGCGGATCTGGCGGACGCGGGCGAGCGTGCCGTCGAGGCTGTCGCCCCACCAGTGGACGACGAGGCCGAGCGAGGCCACGTGGAGCCACAGCAGGTTCTCGCCCGCGAGCGCGTAGGCGACGGCCGAGAGGAGCGCGCCGGCGAGGGCGATGCCGGTCAGCCCGTCGGGCGTGACCCAGCGGGGCATCCGGGCCGCCATCTTCGGCAGCGCCCAGCGCTCGAAGCGGCCGAGCACGATGTCGTTGACCCGGCGCTTGGCCTTGGGCGGCGTCGTCTGGGCCGTCGCGGCGCCATCCGGCGGCGTCCGCCGCTCAGGCGTTCGGGCGGGAGCGGGGACAGTCGGCACGAGCAGCGGGGAACGTCGGGCGGAGGGCAGAAGCTAACCCTGCCGTAACACGGACCTCTGGTACGATCGCCCCACACACGCGATCCTGCCCGCCTCGGGGGGCTGCCAGAGCCCCCGAGGCGGGCGGCCTCAGACCGCGGCGAGCGCCCGGTCGAGGTCGGCGACGAGGTCGGCCTCGTCCTCGACGCCGACGCTCAGGCGGACGAGGCTGTCGGGCAGCCCGGCCGCGCGGCGGACGTCGGCGGGGATCGAGCCGTGCGTCATGCTCGCGGGGTGCGACACGAGGCTCTCGACGCCGCCGAGGCTCTCGGCGAGGGCGAACAGCTCGGTCGACTGCATGAAGCGGACGGCCGTCTCGAGCGCGTCGTCCTCCAGCACGAGCGAGACCATCCCGCCGAACCCGTCCATCTGGCGGGCGGCGGTCTCGTGGCCGGGGTGGTCCTCGAAGCCCGGGTACAGCACGCGGGCCACCTTGTCGTGGCCGCGCAGGAAGTCCGCCACCGCGCGAGCGTTTGAGCAATGGCGCTCCATGCGGAGGTGGAGCGTCTTCGTTGAGCGGAGCAGGAGGAAGCAGTCCATCGGCCCCGGCGCGGCGCCGACGGACTTGATCTGGAACCGGAGGTGCTCATTCCACCCGTCGTCCGACGTCATGACGGCTCCGCCGACGACGTCGGAGTGGCCGCCGAGGTACTTCGTGGTGGAGTGGAGCACGAGGTCCGCCCCGAGCGAGAGCGGCCGCTGGAGGTACGGGCTGGCGAACGTGTTGTCCACCGCCACGTCGACGCCCTTCTCGTGGGCGACGTCCGCGAGGGCCTCGATGTCGTAGACGCGGAGGAGCGGGTTCGTCGGCGTCTCGATCCAGACGAGCTTGGTCGCGTCCGTGATCGCCTCGGCGAGGGCCTCCGTCGAGTGGAGGTCGACGAACGTGAAGTCGACGCCCATCGGCTCGTGGATCTGGCGCATGAGCCGGTACGTCCCGCCGTAGAGGTCGCTCGTCGAGACGACGTGGTCGCCGGGTCGGAGCCGCCGGAGGATGGCGTCGATCCCGGCCACGCCGGAGGCGAACGCGATCCCGTGCGCCGCCCCTTCGAGCGAGGCCAGATTTTGCTCCAGCGCCGTCCGGGTCGGGTTGGCGACGCGGGCGTAGTCGTAGCCCTGGTGGACGTCCGGGGCCTCCTGCACGAACGTGCTCGTGAGGTGGACCGGCGTCATGATGGACCCGGTGGAGGGGTCGGGCTCCTGGCCGGCGTGGACGGCGCGGGTGCCGAAGCCGAGGGCGTCGGCCTCGGTGTCGAGGCGGGGGGAGTCGGGCATGGAGGGGCGAGCGGAGAGGAGGCAAAAAGAAAGCGGGGGCGCGGCGAACCACGCCCCCGCGGGGGAAAGATCCGAGGTCGGCGCTAGTTCATCGAGATCCCGGCGCACTCGGAGACGCCCTCGGCGTCGTCGACCCGGCCGAGCTGGGTGTAGACGCGGAAGAGGGCGTCGCAGACGCCGGCCTCGTCGGGCGTGCCGGCCGCGAGCGTGCGGGCCTGCATGAGCGGGGCGAGCGACATCTCGAGGTTGTCGTTCCGCTCGTCGATGAGCGCGTTGGCCGCGTCGACGTCCTGCTCGGCGTTGGCCCGCTCGTTGAGCGCGGCCGCGCGGTTCTGGAAGGCCGCGCCGAGGTTGTAGAACGCGTCCGAGTTGTCCGGCGCGAGCTCGGTCGCCCGCGTCAACTGGTCGATGGCCTCGTCGTACCGCTCGGACTCGAGGAGGAGCGCGCCGTAGTTGTAGCGGAGCGTCGGGTTGTCCGGCTGGGCGGCGACGGCGTCGGCGTAGCGCTCGACGGCCTGCTCGGTGTTGCCCGACTGGGTGTAGGCGTTGAGGAGCATCGTCTGGATGTCCTCGTCGTCTGGGAACCGCGTCTGGGCGTCCTCCAGGAAGGCGACGGCGTCGACGCCCCGATCGGCGAGGACGAGGGAGCGGCCGTAGTAGTAAGCGAGGATCGGGTCGTTCGGGGCGATCTGCGTGCCGCGCTCGAGCGCGGGGATGGCCTGCGAGGCGTCCCCCGTGCGGAGGTAGGCCAGGCCGAGGCCGAGGTACCCCTGCGACGAGTCCGGGTAGAGCTCCGACGACCTCTCGAAGTAGTCGACGGCGTCGGCCACGTCGGCCTCGGGGTTCCGGATGATCTCGTTGCCGGCGTTGACGGCGAGGGCCCACAGGCCGAGCCGGGTGGCCGTCACGTCGGGGTCCTCGGGCGCGAGCTGCTGCGCGCGCTCGTAGTCCGCGACCATGACGTCGTAGTTCTGGGCGAGGAACGCGGCCTTCGGCTGGGCGCCGGCCGTGTTCTCGTACTGCTGGCGGCGGACCTCGACGCGGAGGATCAGGGCCTCGACGTTGTCGGGGTTCGCGGCGAGCGCTTCGTCGAGGTTCTCGAGCGCGCGGTCGTAGTCGCCGTTTCGGAGGTCGAGCTTGGCGCCTTCGACGTTCGGGTCGCTGGAGCACCCGTCGGCCCCGCCGACGAGGAGGGCGACGACGAGCGAGAGGGAGAGGGTGAGGATGCGAGAGTGCATGAGAGGGTGGCGGGCGAAAACGAGGAGTGGCCCCGGCGCCTCCCCTGGGGGGATCACGGGGCGGGTCGGGCGGGTCACACCCTTCCACGCCCAAGCTACCGCCCGGGTCCGACCCCACCGGGGCTCTCCTCAGGACTCACGGGCTTCTCGCACGACGCCCCCCGTATGACGCCCGCCGCCGACGCCCTCCTCGACGCCCTGGTCGACTACGCCGGCCTCTTCCCGCCCGCCGGGCTCGACATGGCCCCGGCCGCGGACCTCTACGCCGAGCACCGTGCCGGCCCCGACGCGTTCCTGCTGGGCCGGTTCATCGTCCCGGCCACCCACCTCGGCGAACTCGCGGAAGAGGTCCACCGACTCGGCGGCACGCGGTGGCCGTTGTCCGTCCTCGGCCTCGCGCCTCAGGGCGACGGCGCCGATGCCTGGCTCGACGCGGCGCAAAAGACGCTCCAGACGGCACGAGACGCTGAGGCTCAGCACGACGGCTTGCTGAACGCCGAGCGGTTCGAGCTCAAGCTCCCTGCGCCGCTCGCCCGCGACCCCGACACGCTCGCGGGCCTCCTCGGCGACCTCGACGCGGCGTACCTCGACGGCGCGTCCGTCGGACCGCGCGCCGCGCTCGAGGTCCCCTACCTCGACGACCCCGAGACGGTCGAACCCGCGGCCCAGGCCGTGTCCGACGCGAACGGCCGGGCCGGGCGCCCCGCGTTCGCGCTCAAGCTGCGCTGCGGCGGCGTCACCCCCGACCTCGTGCCCGAGGCGGAGGCGCTCGCGCGGGCGATCCACCACGTGATCCGCGGCGGCGCGGCCTTCAAGGCCACGGCCGGCCTCCACCACCCGCTCCCGAACGACGACGAGGCCGTCGGCACTCGGATGCACGGGTTCCTGGGCGTCTTCGGCGGCGCGGCGCTCGCCCGTCTCCACGGCCTCGGGCCCGACGACCTCGCTGAGATTCTCGTCGACGCCGACCCCGCCTCGTGGTCGGTCGAGGACGGTCTCCGCTGGCGGTCGCTCCGGATGTCCGCGGCCGAGGTCGCCGACGCCCGCCAGCAACTGGCGCTCTCGTTCGGCTCCTGCTCCTTCGCCGAGCCCCGCGACGACCTCCGCGCGCTGGGCTGGATCTAAGTCGAGGCGCCGACGACGCGGAACGCGGCGAGGCGGAGCCCGCCGATTCCCATGCCCGATCTCCCATCCCTCCTTTCCCCATGACCCCGTTTCTCGACATCGACCCCGACACCGGCTTCGGCCTCGAGAACCTCCCCTACGGCGTGTTCTCGACCGACAAAGAGCCGCCGCGAGTGGGCGTCCGCCTCGGGGAGTTCGTGGTGGACCTCGCCGTGTTGGAGAGCCACGGCGTCGTAGGGGTGCCCGGGGCGGGCCGCCAGCCCGTGTTCGACAAGGGCTCGCTGAACGCGTTCATGGCCCTGGGGCCCGACGTCTGGGAGGCCGTCCGGTCGCATCTCCAAGAGCTCCTGAGCACCGAGGGCTCGCCG
This sequence is a window from Rubrivirga marina. Protein-coding genes within it:
- a CDS encoding MOSC domain-containing protein, whose product is MSARVLQVNTSPGGVPKRAVAEARVGREGLDGDAVNHPKVHGGPERAVCLFPLELIQALQAEGHPIYPGAVGENLTVAGLDWPSLEVGAVLDVGEARLQLTQRAEPCNTIADAFADRQFKRIKPDRVPDQTRWYARVLTEGVVRPGDEIHVAEG
- a CDS encoding CDP-alcohol phosphatidyltransferase family protein, with the translated sequence MPTVPAPARTPERRTPPDGAATAQTTPPKAKRRVNDIVLGRFERWALPKMAARMPRWVTPDGLTGIALAGALLSAVAYALAGENLLWLHVASLGLVVHWWGDSLDGTLARVRQIRREKYGFFVDHQADAISVVLLTVGVGAGSLMRMEIALAICVGVLLLMLLVNMVTIARNVFKISFGGVGPTELRLGGVLLNTVAWAVGPREFVVLGHPWTLFDLLGLGLTGLLVVFYVVSATRETRLIGRLDPTPEAGEDGLPPDPTGQARGGS
- a CDS encoding tetratricopeptide repeat protein: MHSRILTLSLSLVVALLVGGADGCSSDPNVEGAKLDLRNGDYDRALENLDEALAANPDNVEALILRVEVRRQQYENTAGAQPKAAFLAQNYDVMVADYERAQQLAPEDPDVTATRLGLWALAVNAGNEIIRNPEADVADAVDYFERSSELYPDSSQGYLGLGLAYLRTGDASQAIPALERGTQIAPNDPILAYYYGRSLVLADRGVDAVAFLEDAQTRFPDDEDIQTMLLNAYTQSGNTEQAVERYADAVAAQPDNPTLRYNYGALLLESERYDEAIDQLTRATELAPDNSDAFYNLGAAFQNRAAALNERANAEQDVDAANALIDERNDNLEMSLAPLMQARTLAAGTPDEAGVCDALFRVYTQLGRVDDAEGVSECAGISMN
- a CDS encoding cystathionine gamma-synthase, coding for MPDSPRLDTEADALGFGTRAVHAGQEPDPSTGSIMTPVHLTSTFVQEAPDVHQGYDYARVANPTRTALEQNLASLEGAAHGIAFASGVAGIDAILRRLRPGDHVVSTSDLYGGTYRLMRQIHEPMGVDFTFVDLHSTEALAEAITDATKLVWIETPTNPLLRVYDIEALADVAHEKGVDVAVDNTFASPYLQRPLSLGADLVLHSTTKYLGGHSDVVGGAVMTSDDGWNEHLRFQIKSVGAAPGPMDCFLLLRSTKTLHLRMERHCSNARAVADFLRGHDKVARVLYPGFEDHPGHETAARQMDGFGGMVSLVLEDDALETAVRFMQSTELFALAESLGGVESLVSHPASMTHGSIPADVRRAAGLPDSLVRLSVGVEDEADLVADLDRALAAV
- a CDS encoding DUF547 domain-containing protein; this encodes MRRVLLSALVLMAVVPARAQRAVEVPLTRVLRAVVTDEGRVDYRRLAAEHRDDLDAALRAIDRQDPAALRTDAQKTAFYVNAYNAHVMGRVLEHGATNLERQDLFQEFFRSPLPVAGHRMTLDQLEHGVLRRQAQVDGAPVLPALRALRPSAFDVRIHAALNCAAVSCPPLLDRAYTAETLDADLAARWRAFLGSSRAARLDGNGRLTLSSLFDWFAEDFEASGEALGDVILAGMPRQRAVTYRRSLAGRSAADLRADDRVSFAYDWTVNRSR